The following proteins come from a genomic window of Anas platyrhynchos isolate ZD024472 breed Pekin duck chromosome 20, IASCAAS_PekinDuck_T2T, whole genome shotgun sequence:
- the CENPV gene encoding centromere protein V — protein MGRAAASRARRSRRGSAPTASPVVGSRGGRGKKAGGSRTEPGEKEAAPGPDAFDLGAQSGRWAAFRERHRLSCEEAARLLLDAFEYRGLVKHTGGCHCGAIRFEVWASADLHVFNCNCSICTKKQNRHFIVPASRFKLLKGADNLTTYTFNTHRAQHTFCKTCGVQSFYTPRSNPDGYGIAPHCLDEGTVHSIVTEDINGKEWEKAMKEHKTIRDMSKP, from the exons ATGGGGCGAGCCGCGGCGAGCCGGGCGCGGCGGTCCCGGAGGGGCAGCGCCCCCACAGCTTCCCCCGTGGTCGGGAGCCGAGGGGGGCGAGGGAAGAAGGCGGGAGGCTCCCGGACGGAGCCCGGGGAGAAGGAGGCGGCCCCCGGGCCCGACGCCTTCGATCTAGGGGCGCAGAGCGGGCGCTGGGCCGCCTTCCGTGAGCGGCACCGGCTGAGCTGCGAGGAGGCGGCGCGGCTGCTGCTGGACGCCTT TGAATACAGAGGTTTGGTCAAACACACAGGAGGCTGTCACTGCGGAGCCATCCGCTTTGAAGTCTGGGCTTCAGCAGATCTGCATGTTTTTAACTGCAA ctgcagcatttgcacaaagaaacagaacagacACTTCATTGTCCCAGCTTCACGTTTCAAGCTGCTGAAG GGTGCTGATAATTTGACAACATACACCTTCAACACACATCGTGCCCAGCACACGTTCTGCAAGACCTGTGGTGTACAGAGCTTTTATACTCCTCGCTCTAATCCCGATGGTTATG GAATAGCTCCCCATTGTCTGGATGAAGGCACCGTGCACAGCATTGTTACAGAGGATATCAATGGCAAGGAATGGGAGAAGGCAATGAAGGAACATAAGACCATCAGAGACATGTCAAAGCCCTGA